The genome window CGATGTAGCTGTTGATGGCAAGGTTCTCCAGGACGATCCATTGCTCTGGCCTCGGAGGGGCCCACAATACTTGAGGGCCCGTAACACTGGTGGCGCTCTACTGCTGGCTATACAAATAACACAGAGCAAAAGTCAGTTTCACATCACTTAATTAATCCTAGGAAATTCTTACCGTCACTgctcaacatatatatatatatatatatatatatatatatatatatatatatatatatatatatatatatatgatatacatCACCTGCTCTCTGCTAGAAGAGCAGGCACGCCGTCCTGAAGGACTAAGTGAAGAGAGTCCTGCTTGTTGTCTCTGACATGTTTCAGAGACTGTCAGTGAGGgggccctcccctcctctggtgGATTGGCCCCATCACTGATGTAACGGCCTGTGAGCAGATGCTGGCTGCTCAATCCATAAAGACCTGGAATGAATTCATGAATTcatgatctttatttttttatgcttgGGAGGATGCACTATTCAACCAACACAGTttatgtgtcgtgtgtgtgcttgcatgcctccacatgcttgtgtgtgtgtgtgtgtgtgtgtgtgtgtgtgtgtgtgtgtgtgtgtgtgtgtgtgtgtgtgtgtgtgtgtgtgtgggtgtgggtgggtgggtgggtgggtgggtgggtgtgtgtgtgtgtgattctattTCTTGTTTGTGTCGCGTTACAAATACGACAGACTTTTAACGTTGTAGTATTCTGTTGGGGCTTAAGCTCAGTTTGCCAAAAAGGCAATAGGACGCGTGGAAACAAAGTCTCACAGACACATGACATAAAGGTCTACATTACTAGAATCAGGAAAAAGTTCAGAGAAGGAAGGAATTCTGAACATCTGAACATCTCAAATCCTTGTTTTTGTTGGTACTGCACAGGACTCATTCTGAATTACAGGCGGGAACACGGAGAGTGAAAGGGTGGGGCTGTTGATTCTCCAGAATCATCTCCAGGGTTATTATTTGCCATCCTTAATCCCACATCAACATGACAATCCAGTCAGTCACTCTTGAATCGCTTAAATATTGGGTGGGAGCAGTGAGAGGAGCTGTTCTTTGCTCTTTGCTGCTGTCTGTCCCTCCACAACTCTCAAATCGTACTGACAGAGCATTCAATGCAAGAACAAAAAGCATTTTTGCACCATTGACCCTCACTTATTAGTTAGGGTCAAGTCAATAATAAAAGTGTTTGACCTTTGAACCCTTGATAATTGCTGAACATGTGAGCACAGAAATGCGATGCTGAGCATTCCCTGTAATCATTTATTCAATATAATAGTTACTTTGTAATAAGTATGGCTCCCCAATGCTTTTAAATCGATTGCCGACTGAAAACCTTTGTGTTCAGTTGTCAAGTGCTAGAACCTAAGTCTGCTCCCCTTAACTAATGAGGGAAGTTGGCTGAACTTGTAGCGGTCGGAGATCACATACGTCTCTTATTTTTTAGCTTATAATGCCTTTTTTCGATGTTCATGGCAAGCATTGTGCACGTCTTATATTAAACATACAGTATATTGTTGTACTTAAAATGCATGTAACATTTGCAGTTGAATGGATACGTTTTCGTCGTTCTCCAGTCAATAAAGTGCTGGGGCTGCTGTCACTGCCTTCCTATGTGTTGATAGTTTATACACAATCAAAAGGCTTCGCCTAGATTAGACAACGTTTGACTGAATATTGTTATAAATTGCATGGAACACTACCCACAATGGAAAGAGAAAAGGGTATAATGGTATCTACGTAACATGGATTTCTTTACCTGACAATAAACATATATTTCTGTTGCATTAATACCTAGCAGACTTGGGGAAACGTCATATGGCAATGACCACCTCCATTTCAGAAATCTAAGAGCATACAGGAATGCTCTTTGTAAACCTTATAAGCATTAACAATATACAGCAACATTCAAAAACTCCACATCATCCAGTTCAGACATGACTTTTGGCGTGTTTTAAGAGCAGATTGTGTATTTGATGTCCTCTTCGCTGTTTCTCTCCGTATGTTATCCAGGCATACAGACATCAGCTCTTGTTAAATGGTGCCTGTCTGCTGTATGAGTGATGGcgtgggggaggatggggggggggctgtggtatTTGTCCCAGGGCCCTGAGGACTGCACCTGGACAATGTCAGCAGTCAACACGTTGTGGAGAGGAAGGTCCATGAGGGGAAATGCGTGGAGAAAGCAAAAGAACAGATGATGCATAAATAGTATGTATGGTCGGTGCTCATATATATGAATGTCTCCCAACATGTTGCCCTCATTCCAGCTCACCTTCTGCACCTGGATgggtggggaggagggcggtgccgcagaaagagagagtgtgaagCCCCCCCAAGTTACATTCCACCTTGAGCTTCTACAAGAGACACGTCTCTCTTGGCAACCTTAACGTGCTCCGGTGATCGGATAATTGACGACCCCCAACCTGCTCATTTCTCTGGCATCTCGTTCAGCCCCTACGATTCATACCATAACCTCTTTACTACGCATCGTTGGACTGGGGATCAACACCTTccactctttctctgtctccgtccTCTGCTTTCCCCTAAACATTGTTTATTAAAGTCAGTGAGGGCTGTGGTACAACTGTGGTACAACTGTGGTAAAACTGTGGTACAGCTGTGGTAAAAATTGAGTAATACTGTGATACAACTGTGGTAAAACTGTGGTACAACTGTGGTACAACTGTGGTACAACTGTGGTACAACTCTGATCAAATTGTAGTACAACCGTGGTAAAACTGTGATGCAACTGTGGTACAACGGTTGCACAACTCTGGTAATACTGTGGTACAACTGTGGTAAAGCTGGTACAAATGTGGTAAAACTGTGGTAAAACTGTGGTACGACTGTGGTTAAACTATGGTACAACTGTGGTACAACTGTGGTAAAACTATGGTACAACTGTGGTACAACTGTGGTAAAACTATGGTACAACTGTGGTAAAAAATTGGTACTACTGGGGTACAACTGTTGTACAACTGTGGTAAAACTGTGATACAACGGTGGTACAACTGTAGTACAACTCTGGTAATACTGTGGTACAACTGTGGTAAAATTGGTACAACTCTGGTAAAACTGTGGTACAACTCTGGTTATACTGTGGTACAACTGTGGTAAAACTGTGGTAAAACTGTGGCAAAACTACTGTACAACTGTGGTAAAACAGTGGTACAACTGTGGTAAAATTGTAATACAACTGTAGTACAACTGTGGTAAACGGTGGTAAAAGTGTGATACAACTGTGGTAAAATGGTGCTAAAACTGCTGTAAAATTATGGTAAAACTGTGATACAACTGTGTTAAaaatagattagattagattaaactTTATTGTCACTGGCAGAGTAGAGATATAGAACCAATGAAATGCAGTTGACGTCTAACCAGAAGTGCAAAAGAAGCATCTAAATACCAAAGTGCTATTTGAGTACAGTGTAAGGTTATAAATACCTTACACTGTACTCAAATGGTGTACTAAATGGTGGTAAAACGGTTGTAAAAATCAGAAAGTGTTTCATTAATTCATGTCAATTAAAGGCATTTTGTTACCGTCTACAGAGCTGTTAAAATATAAAATTAGAGTAATTTGTGGGTAAAACTGGGTATGTTCTCATATATGATATGTTACAATATTCTAATGTGCTGTCGTACATGTATTCATATATGTATGCCTCAatgtatatgtacatgtatacgtatatgtaaatgtatatgtacatgtatatgtacgtatatatgtacatacacaTGTAAATGTACAACGTATATGCTTGTCACCACCATATTTTAACTTATACAGGTTAAGGAAGCCTTTATATAATCCAACTATGCTCCATACTGTGGTTGATGttgtttggggtgggggggcagagtGCTCGGGGCCTCGTGTTCAGGTGCCTACATGCCCAGTGCTCGGTGTGAGGAGCCCATAAATAGCAGGGCCACCGTCCCCTCACCTCTCAAAGCTGTTGAGGAAGAGCGCTCTGGTCTTTGAGAGGAGCATCCCCGCGACCATGGTTCCTGCTATGAGACTGCTGGCCTTCTGCTGTGAGTACCCAAGTGCTCACACCTTTTCAGACCCACCTTatagttcatgtgtgtgtttgtgttgatatatatattttttaataaaagtacttagttgtgtagcaacTTATCCTATCTTAGTTGTATAcagagaatgggttaacctaacaattattagtgcttggcacttggttctatgaacatccaaCCTTACTGCAACGACAGCAAGATATTTTTTCAACTTATTATGACAAATTGACTTgctgtgagtcgctttggataagagcGTCTACTGAATGCCCTGATTCTagttgtaaatgtaaatgtaaatgttcattTTGAATGCTGAAATTATGAGAGTAAGGAGTGTGCACTTTAAGTTCAGGCGAGGTGCTGACCGACGGGAAactcagagagagatggagggccaCACATTCATTATCGTTATCATATCGCTGAAAGGCACTCTGGAATTATACCTTCAAAAGTGTAACTTTAAGATGTTTAATTCaacttttttattgttttggtttggttcaCTCTTTTGTATTTGAGATACTGAGCTTAGCGTTTTGCAATCAAACAATGAAAATTTAATTACTAGCTTAATAATTCATAATTAGACCTCATGTTATGTTTTGAAAGATCAAAGACATAAAAATAACAAGTTATGattctatgtcaaataaaaacTTATAAAATCTGTTTTGTTAAAGCTTGTAGGTTGTATATTTGGATACTATATACTACTGTTTAATAGTTCTACCTAAATAATCAACCTGATTAATAGTAAATAAATGTCCTTGTTATGTTGCATTATATTTCCCCTAAAGTCAAGTTAGGCTGCACTTAAGCAAATAGTCAACAGTTTATTGCAGTTTAGAGGTTGCGCGTGACCATGTTATTATAACGATAAAATATAATTGTATGGTGTGCTTTCTTTCTAACTAACATGTGCTGTCCTGTTTGCAGTGCTGGCTGCTGCTTGGTATTTCACTGCATCAGGTACTTCTACTGTACTACTTTACTCATACAGTACAGACAACAGTACAGCTTCTAGCAGGcattgaccacacacacacacacacacaaacacacacacacacacacacacacacacacacacacacacacacacacgcgcgcgcgcgcacacatgcacacacacacacacacacacacacacacacacacacacacacacacacacacacacacacacgcacacacactcgatcACTTTGATGTGCAAAAGTATAAAACGTTTCTAATGTATATTCTGATTAACTGACTTACCCTAATAAATAAAGGTTCATTCAATGATACATTGTATTATCGTCAAAACATCAGAAAATGTTGACACATGTTGGAGTTGTCTGTGTAggactgatgtgtgtgtgtgcgtgtgtgtgtgtgtgtgtgtgtgtgtgtgtgtgtgtgtgtgtgtgtgtgtgtgtgtgtgtgtgcgtgtgtgtgtgtgtgtgtgtgtgtgtgtgtgtgtgtgtctgtgtgtgtgtgttttatcgtGGTGGTAATCGTCGTCACAGAGGGAGAGGTCATCTACTCCTGCCACAACGAAACTGCTGAACTGAAATGTGGTaggagcaccacacacacacacacacacacacacacacgcacacacacacacacacacacacacacacacacacacacacacacacacacacacacacacacacacacacacacacacacacacacacacacacacattgttaaaATAGATACTCCATAGGAATACATTCTTCActtcagagacacactaactctgctcccccccccccccagaggtggGCAGCAAGATCAAGCTGAACCACATCCTGTACAAGGTAGGCGTGGGCACCCGGTGTGGGGAGGGCAAGCGCCACCCAGAGGACGGCCCCGGCTCCTACTGCACGTTCCCCTGGGcggagttggtggtggaggacctGTAAGAACCACCtcctcacacagtcacacacctcacacacgcaTCGGTTAGTCCGATTGGCGAAACATtcccgtgtctgtgtgtgtgattgcatgcctgcaaatgtgtgtgtgtatgtgttggtttcggtgtgtgtgtgtgtgtgtgtgtgtgtgtgtgtgtgtgtgtgtgtgtgtgtgtgtgtgtgtgtgtatgtgtgtgtgtgtgtgtgtgtgtgtgttagggcccgaccgattcatcggcctgccgatttaatcggccgattatagcctttttgaaaataatcaacatctgccaaaaagacgcagattacaaccgatttatttatttagttttatttttttttaatgttattgcgcttagtatcctgcagattgcgctcctactcgcctggctaactaacaactttagctggagttaaaaagaggagattgaattttaccgtacaacatgaaagcacgctcgctcaggcagctgcgcgctcacctcaccaatgcacacaagacgcgttgtttgagcatgttgtgcctttttttctttaggtcccaccgtcccaggccatgttaatttgttatactgtagagtctacagtataga of Gadus macrocephalus chromosome 11, ASM3116895v1 contains these proteins:
- the LOC132467985 gene encoding L-rhamnose-binding lectin ELEL-1-like, with the translated sequence MVPAMRLLAFCLLAAAWYFTASEGEVIYSCHNETAELKCEVGSKIKLNHILYKVGVGTRCGEGKRHPEDGPGSYCTFPWAELVVEDLCGGKKSCEVPVTEHVFGEYPCKEQTRYLEVSYDCSPPPVPQEP